Proteins encoded within one genomic window of Gadus chalcogrammus isolate NIFS_2021 chromosome 6, NIFS_Gcha_1.0, whole genome shotgun sequence:
- the LOC130383893 gene encoding mitochondrial translation release factor in rescue-like — MGSVLLLISSVYSASRWIPWGRSLTRAPLLRVAPVAGPAWVLAAGKKDLIDLPVLNEEDLEEQFVRGSGPGGQATNKTSNCVVLKHIPTGIVVKCHQTRSVETNRKRAREILRGKVDIACKGEDSEIIKRKMESMQRKQEKRKNANDNLEKKRMFKEALAAEMKTIK, encoded by the exons ATGGGCTCGGTGCTGCTGCTGATAAGTTCCGTGTACTCAGCGTCCAGGTGGATTCCGTGGGGGAGATCTCTCACCAGAGCTCCCCTTCTGAGGGTCGCTCCTGTTGCAGGACCTGCGTGGGTTTTAGCAGCTGGGAAGAAGGACCTCATAGATCTTCCTGTCCTGAACGAGGAAGACCTCGAAGAACAATTCGTTCGAGGGTCGGGCCCGGGCGGGCAGGCTACGAATAAAACCAGCAACTGTGTGGTGCTCAAGCACATTCCCACTGGGATTGTAGTGAAG TGTCATCAAACGAGATCGGTGGAAACAAACCGAAAACGTGCTCGAGAGATCCTGAGAGGAAAAGTGGATATTGCATGTAAAGGAGAAGACAGTGAAATCATCAAGAGGAAGATGGAGTCCATGCAGAGGAAACAAGAGAAGAGGAAAAACGCCAATGACAATCTAGAGAAAAAGAGAATGTTCAAAGAAGCCCTTGCAGCGGAGATGAAAACCATAAAGTGA
- the LOC130383887 gene encoding N-lysine methyltransferase KMT5A-like isoform X2, with product MAKGKKHVLTTTSNPVDPIQHREALKETKENKPEMNRDNLCKAQSTLHSLWSPSKPRSPLSENSSCVFQEGNGLEKPHTDAAKPKKDRATEIHSEVPKSNEQKSARACLLLSESREQTNTEKTQDKEPISQTGPAPQNKANGTKTQKGGGHKARVKKTENKISQNRKVTDYYPIRRSSRKTKAEMKDEEQKHINELIKNGVEEGLQVRHIDDKGRGVFATRGFIKGEFVVEYNGDLLDIERAKKREAEYTLDPATGCYMYYFQYHSKTYCVDATRETTRLGRLINHSKAGNCQTRLHDIDGKPHLILVAARDVDAEEELLYDYGDRSKASLSAHPWLKY from the exons ATGGCCAAAG GGAAGAAGCATGTTCTGACGACCACCAGTAATCCCGTGGACCCAATTCAACACCGAGAAGCCCTCAAGGAGACCAAGGAGAACAAACCAGAGATGAACAGG GACAACTTGTGTAAAGCCCAGTCCACACTCCATAGCCTGTGGAGTCCGAGCAAACCCCGATCCCCTCTGAGTGAAAATTCCAGCTGTGTATTCCAGGAAGGAAATGGCTTGGAAAAACCTCACACTGATGCAGCAAAGCCAAAGAAAG ACCGAGCTACTGAAATACACAGCGAGGTTCCGAAGTCCAACGAACAGAAGTCAGCCCGGGCCTGTCTGCTCCTCTCAGAGTCCCGAGAACAAACCAACACAGAAAAAACCCAGGACAAAGAACCCATTTCACAGACTGGGCCTGCACCACAAAACAAGGCTAATGGAACCAAAACCCAGAAAGGTGGTGGTCACAAAGCCAGGGTGAAAAA AACAGAGAATAAGATTTCCCAAAACAGGAAAGTCACAGATTACTATCCAATTAGAAGAAGTTCAAGGAAAACTAAAGCTGAGATGAAG GATGAAGAACAGAAACACATCAACGAACTTATCAAGAATGGTGTCGAAGAAGGATTGCAG GTGCGACACATAGATGACAAAGGAAGGGGAGTGTTTGCAACCAGGGGCTTCATAAAAGGAGAGTTTGTGGTGGAGTACAACGGAGACCTGCTGGATATCGAACGGGCTAAGAAAAGGGAGGCTGAATATACTCTGGACCCTGCCACCGGCTGTTACATGTACTACTTCCAGTACCACAGCAAAACCTACTG TGTGGACGCAACAAGGGAAACTACCCGCCTGGGCAGATTGATCAACCACAGTAAAGCTGGTAACTGCCAGACCAGGCTTCACGACATTGATGGAAAACCCCATCTCATATTGGTGGCGGCCAGGGACGTTGACGCAGAAGAAGAGCTGCTGTACGACTATGGGGATCGCAGCAAAGCCTCTCTTAGTGCTCATCCCTGGCTCAAATACTAG
- the LOC130383887 gene encoding N-lysine methyltransferase KMT5A-like isoform X1 encodes MAKGIQLEHVVTSWKKHVLTTTSNPVDPIQHREALKETKENKPEMNRDNLCKAQSTLHSLWSPSKPRSPLSENSSCVFQEGNGLEKPHTDAAKPKKDRATEIHSEVPKSNEQKSARACLLLSESREQTNTEKTQDKEPISQTGPAPQNKANGTKTQKGGGHKARVKKTENKISQNRKVTDYYPIRRSSRKTKAEMKDEEQKHINELIKNGVEEGLQVRHIDDKGRGVFATRGFIKGEFVVEYNGDLLDIERAKKREAEYTLDPATGCYMYYFQYHSKTYCVDATRETTRLGRLINHSKAGNCQTRLHDIDGKPHLILVAARDVDAEEELLYDYGDRSKASLSAHPWLKY; translated from the exons ATGGCCAAAGGTATCCAGCTGGAGCATGTTGTAACCTCAT GGAAGAAGCATGTTCTGACGACCACCAGTAATCCCGTGGACCCAATTCAACACCGAGAAGCCCTCAAGGAGACCAAGGAGAACAAACCAGAGATGAACAGG GACAACTTGTGTAAAGCCCAGTCCACACTCCATAGCCTGTGGAGTCCGAGCAAACCCCGATCCCCTCTGAGTGAAAATTCCAGCTGTGTATTCCAGGAAGGAAATGGCTTGGAAAAACCTCACACTGATGCAGCAAAGCCAAAGAAAG ACCGAGCTACTGAAATACACAGCGAGGTTCCGAAGTCCAACGAACAGAAGTCAGCCCGGGCCTGTCTGCTCCTCTCAGAGTCCCGAGAACAAACCAACACAGAAAAAACCCAGGACAAAGAACCCATTTCACAGACTGGGCCTGCACCACAAAACAAGGCTAATGGAACCAAAACCCAGAAAGGTGGTGGTCACAAAGCCAGGGTGAAAAA AACAGAGAATAAGATTTCCCAAAACAGGAAAGTCACAGATTACTATCCAATTAGAAGAAGTTCAAGGAAAACTAAAGCTGAGATGAAG GATGAAGAACAGAAACACATCAACGAACTTATCAAGAATGGTGTCGAAGAAGGATTGCAG GTGCGACACATAGATGACAAAGGAAGGGGAGTGTTTGCAACCAGGGGCTTCATAAAAGGAGAGTTTGTGGTGGAGTACAACGGAGACCTGCTGGATATCGAACGGGCTAAGAAAAGGGAGGCTGAATATACTCTGGACCCTGCCACCGGCTGTTACATGTACTACTTCCAGTACCACAGCAAAACCTACTG TGTGGACGCAACAAGGGAAACTACCCGCCTGGGCAGATTGATCAACCACAGTAAAGCTGGTAACTGCCAGACCAGGCTTCACGACATTGATGGAAAACCCCATCTCATATTGGTGGCGGCCAGGGACGTTGACGCAGAAGAAGAGCTGCTGTACGACTATGGGGATCGCAGCAAAGCCTCTCTTAGTGCTCATCCCTGGCTCAAATACTAG